In one window of Vibrio sp. JC009 DNA:
- a CDS encoding HD domain-containing phosphohydrolase, which translates to MRTMNNTGIPMHAHPNQLNSLNHELTDLHKKVKTKVPALDRIAFVLYDKDLGLLKTYAESSDNIDSFNHHEFPLSSCTSLKECADSSQPRVINDIPSTLIPNNKHSRWLLDQGYRSSFTVPIYNFQQFIGFVFFNSHKKGLFTQLVQNELLPYCDLISFVVNAEYSLLHSILASAELTKELSPGYKKESREHVERMSRYSHLIAKGVAEIYQLDDEVIENIHIFSRLHDIGKSALPKDLLLKPDNLQYDERDIMKAHINNGISLIDKILDNLGKPSHPCVDILKDIIACHQEFLDGSGYPNGLSHTEISVPTRIITVANIFDALTSHRPYKQACSVPAALLELEKMVSAGKLDENCVSALRDHHDLLNEIIKQFPERDPSISYN; encoded by the coding sequence ATGCGCACTATGAACAACACAGGTATACCGATGCATGCTCATCCAAATCAGCTTAATTCGCTGAATCATGAGCTGACTGACTTGCATAAAAAAGTAAAAACCAAGGTTCCGGCATTGGATAGAATTGCTTTTGTTCTTTATGACAAAGATCTTGGCCTTTTAAAAACTTATGCAGAAAGCTCTGACAACATAGACTCATTTAACCACCATGAGTTTCCTTTATCTTCATGTACCTCTCTGAAAGAGTGTGCGGATAGTAGTCAGCCAAGGGTTATCAACGATATACCCTCTACTCTTATTCCAAACAACAAGCACTCGAGATGGCTGCTTGATCAAGGATACCGATCCTCATTTACCGTTCCGATTTACAACTTTCAGCAATTTATCGGGTTTGTTTTCTTTAACTCTCACAAGAAAGGTCTCTTTACCCAGCTTGTCCAGAATGAACTTCTGCCATACTGTGACTTAATCAGTTTTGTCGTTAATGCCGAGTACTCTTTGCTGCACTCCATTCTGGCATCCGCTGAATTAACCAAAGAGCTTTCTCCCGGCTACAAAAAAGAGTCCCGTGAGCATGTTGAAAGAATGAGTCGTTACTCTCATCTGATAGCAAAAGGCGTCGCTGAGATTTACCAGCTTGATGATGAAGTGATAGAAAATATTCATATTTTTTCAAGGCTGCATGATATCGGAAAATCAGCGCTTCCTAAGGATCTGCTACTGAAACCGGATAACCTGCAATACGATGAGCGGGATATCATGAAGGCGCATATCAATAATGGTATTTCACTGATAGATAAAATTCTGGATAACCTGGGTAAACCTTCTCACCCATGCGTAGATATTCTTAAAGATATCATCGCATGCCATCAGGAGTTTCTTGATGGTAGCGGTTACCCTAATGGTTTATCACATACAGAAATTTCAGTGCCGACACGTATTATCACCGTTGCTAATATATTCGATGCACTAACCAGCCACAGACCTTACAAACAAGCCTGTTCTGTTCCGGCGGCACTGCTTGAGCTGGAAAAAATGGTTTCTGCCGGAAAACTTGATGAAAACTGTGTCTCAGCCCTGAGAGATCACCATGATCTGCTGAACGAAATCATCAAGCAGTTCCCAGAAAGGGATCCAAGTATCAGTTATAACTAA